The Astyanax mexicanus isolate ESR-SI-001 chromosome 14, AstMex3_surface, whole genome shotgun sequence genome window below encodes:
- the ccdc28a gene encoding coiled-coil domain-containing protein 28A, giving the protein MEERKIKRKSPRPSVPQSAPPATTRKTGIPSSRSLGLGMGTHSNQKSRCRKGVREKQRAQTQASRNSQTASIQHSFLTDVSDVQEMEKGLLSLLNDFHSGKLQAFGNECSIDQMEHVREMQEKLARLHFDLYGEVDEMPEDQRKVACDTNMDKLLMNLEELSSSIQKLNLADSQEAPRASSI; this is encoded by the exons ATGGAGGAGAGGAAGATTAAACGGAAAAGCCCCAGACCGTCGGTCCCCCAATCTGCTCCTCCAGCCACCACCCGAAAGACTGGCATTCCCAGCAGCAGATCCTTAGGATTAGGGATGGGCACCCACTCCAATCAGAAGAGCAGATGCCGCAA aggagtgagagaaaaacagagagctcAGACTCAGGCCAGTAGAAACAGCCAGACTGCTTCCATTCAGCACTCCTTCCTCACAGACGTGTCTGATGTGCAGGAGATGGAGAAAGGTCTGCTGAGCCTCCTTAACGACTTCCACTCCGGAAAGCTCCAAGCTTTTG GGAATGAGTGTTCCATTGATCAGATGGAGCATGTTCGAGAGATGCAGGAGAAGCTGGCCAGACTGCACTTTGACCTGTATGGAGAGGTAGATGAAATGCCTGAAGACCAACGCAAGGTCGCCTGTGATACCAACATGGACAAACTTCTAATGAAC CTGGAGGAGTTAAGCTCTTCGAT ACAGAAGCTGAACCTTGCTGATAGCCAGGAAGCCCCCAGAGCGTCCAGTATTTGA